From a region of the Triticum aestivum cultivar Chinese Spring chromosome 7D, IWGSC CS RefSeq v2.1, whole genome shotgun sequence genome:
- the LOC123170897 gene encoding myricetin 3-O-rhamnoside 1,2-glucosyltransferase UGT709G2, producing the protein MDDAAVHVLVFPWPRQGHINPMLHFATALVDAGVQVTFLHTERNLRRLAQAPPPGLRLLSIPDGQPDGHPPGFLELLESMSTTGSAAYRALLSAADAPVTCVVADSTIPFAFDIAEELGIPSLAFVTHSACSYLAILSMPKLVELGETAFPADDLVRGVPGMEGFLRRRDLPRGLCCAERGGEDPLVLKIAEVTARTSKARALIVNTAASMERSALAHIASCTTDVFAVGPLHARSRFAASASLWREDDECMAWLDGHDDRSVVYVSLGSLAVITHEQFTEFLAGLAATGYAFLWVLRPDMVQMASSALLREAVGAAEGGRGRVIEWAPQRDVLRHRAVGCFLTHAGWNSTLECAVEGVPMVCWPFFVDQQTNSRFVDAVWRTGLDMKDICDRGAVERTVREVMVSDEIWGVAQAMAQQLRLDVAETGSSSSDFERLVHFIGELKHCVKPSSG; encoded by the coding sequence ATGGATGATGCCGCGGTGCACGTTCTCGTGTTCCCTTGGCCACGGCAGGGACACATCAACCCCATGCTCCATTTCGCCACCGCCCTCGTCGACGCCGGCGTCCAAGTTACCTTCCTCCACACCGAGCGCAACCTCCGTCGTCTTGCTCAGGCGCCTCCGCCGGGCCTCCGCTTGCTGTCCATCCCCGACGGCCAACCCGACGGTCACCCTCCCGGCTTCTTGGAGCTCCTGGAGTCCATGTCCACGACCGGCAGCGCGGCGTACCGGGCCCTGCTCTCTGCTGCCGATGCGCCGGTGACATGCGTTGTCGCCGACAGCACCATTCCGTTCGCCTTCGACATCGCCGAGGAGCTCGGCATCCCATCGCTCGCCTTCGTCACGCACAGCGCGTGCAGTTACCTGGCGATCCTATCTATGCCCAAGCTCGTCGAGCTCGGCGAGACCGCCTTCCCTGCAGACGACCTGGTGCGTGGCGTTCCGGGGATGGAGGGCTTCCTCCGGCGACGAGATCTCCCACGTGGACTCTGCTGCGCTGAAAGAGGCGGCGAAGACCCCTTGGTGCTCAAGATCGCCGAGGTCACCGCTCGTACCAGCAAGGCACGTGCACTCATAGTCAACACCGCCGCGTCCATGGAGCGGTCAGCGCTCGCCCACATCGCGTCGTGCACAACCGACGTCTTCGCCGTAGGCCCGCTTCACGCGAGGTCGAGGTTCGCCGCAAGCGCGAGCCTGTGGCGGGAGGACGACGAGTGCATGGCATGGCTGGACGGCCACGACGACCGGTCCGTCGTGTACGTGAGCCTGGGGAGCCTCGCCGTGATCACGCATGAGCAGTTCACTGAATTCCTCGCCGGCCTGGCAGCCACCGGGTACGCCTTCCTCTGGGTGCTCCGGCCGGACATGGTCCAAATGGCCAGCTCCGCGCTCCTCCGAGAGGCCGTCGGGGCAGCCGAGGGCGGCAGAGGGCGCGTCATCGAGTGGGCTCCTCAGCGCGACGTGTTGCGGCACCGGGCGGTGGGCTGCTTCCTGACACACGCAGGATGGAACTCGACGCTGGAGTGCGCCGTCGAGGGCGTGCCGATGGTGTgctggcccttcttcgtcgaccagCAGACCAACAGCCGCTTCGTGGATGCCGTGTGGAGGACGGGGCTGGACATGAAGGACATCTGCGACAGAGGTGCCGTggagaggacagtgagggaggtcATGGTGTCCGACGAGATCTGGGGGGTGGCCCAAGCCATGGCGCAACAGTTGAGGCTCGATGTCGCGGAGACGGGGTCGTCGTCCTCTGATTTCGAACGGCTCGTCCACTTCATCGGGGAGCTGAAGCACTGTGTGAAGCCTAGCTCAGGCTGA